TGGTCAAGGGGGCCCGGCCGAAGCGGTTGGTCAGGCGTACCCGAAGACGCTCTCCACCACCGGCCATGCGCAGCGCCTGCTCGATCGTCTGGTCGGCGAAACCGCGCGGCTCGGAGAGCTGGATCTGCTCGTAGGGACTGATCACGGCGGTGCGGAAACCGGCTGTCCAGATCATGTTCACTCCCGTGGTTTGCTTCGAACTCGAAGCATACTCCGCTATCGTGAGGGACATGACGAGCGCGCTCGATCCTCAGGAGCTGGGGGCCTACTTCGCGTTCATGGAAGCCAGCAGCCTGCTCTCTCACCAGGTCGAACAGCACCTGCGGGCCGAGGGTGATCTGCGTTACGTGCAGTTCCAGCTCCTCGCCCGCCTGGCCAACGCCCGCGGGCAGCTCACCATGACGGAGCTCGCCGACGGCGTCGTCTACAGCCGCAGCGGCCTGACCTACCAGGCCGGCCTGCTGGAGGCGGCCGGCCTGATCACCCGCGCCCCGTCGGCCGAGGACGAGCGCGCCACGCTGGTCACGATCACGGATGCCGGGCTGGCATTGTTCGCCCGCGTCCTGCCCGGCCACGTCGAGGTCGTCCGGAGCCTGCTGTTCGATCCGCTCACCGGCGACGACGTCGACCACCTGGGCGACATCATGCAACGGATACGCGACCACATGCGTGCGCAGCCGCCCCGCTCCGCCGCGCCACGCAAACGCCGTTCAACTGGGTAGTGCGACGGCGGCACCGCTCACCGAGATGCCGGATCGCGGTTCCGCGGGGATCGACAGCGTCAGCACGCTCGGCCGCCCCATGTCGAGGCCCTGGTGCACCGTGACCGTGGCGGGCGGAGCCACCAACCCCAGCTCGCGCAGGTAGCCGCCGAACGCCGCGGCCGCCGCGCCGGTGGCCGGGTCCTCGACGACACCACCGGGCGGGAAGGGGTTGCGCGCGTGGAACACGTGCGTGGCCTCGCGATAGACCAGGTCGATGGTGGTCCAGTCGCGTTGGGCCATCAGGCTGGCCAGGGCGGCCAGGTCGTAATCCAGGTCGGCCAGGCGTTGCCGGCTCGCGGCGGCGACGATGGGGTGCCAGGCGCCGGCGAACGCGACCCGCGGCGGCAACGTGGCGTCGAGGTCTTCCGGTGCCCAGCGGAGGGCGTCGAGCAGCGCCACGAGATCGCCGTCGGCGATGGGCTCGGTCCGTGGTGCGACGCTGACCAGGGTCGCGGTGACGATGCCATCCGCACCGACCTTTGTGGACACCTCGACCAGGCCGGCGCGGGTGTCCAGCCGCATTGTTCCCGGGCCGTGCCGCTCGGCGTAGGCAGCCGCCGAGGCGATGGTCGCGTGACCGCAGAACGGCACCTCCGCCTTCGGGCTGAAGTAACGCACGTCGAAGTCCTCGTCGCCGCGCGCCACCAGGAACGCCGTCTCGGAATAGCCGACCTCGGCGGCCACGCGCTGCATGTCGGCGTCACTGACTCCGGTCGCATCGAGCACCACGCCGGCCGGATTGCCACCCGCCGGGTCGGCGCTGAACGCCACGTACCGCAGGATCTCCATGCCCGAAGACCCTACGTCCCGTGCGGTCAGCCGGGGTTCGGACGCGACCGGTCGGGCGCGGTAATCGCGGGGGTCAGCAGTGCGAGTTCGCGGGCCAGCTCGGCTTCGGCGGTGACCCGCGAAGCGAAGGGCAGCCGGGCGTCGTGATGCCCCTGGCGGGTCTCGGACCGCAGCGTCAGCCCGTCGGCGTCGATCGCGACCGGGGCGAGCCGCCCGCGCGCCGAGGCGAGCCGGGCCGGCAGGGTCAGCCCGTCGAGGCCGTGCCGGACGAGTTGGTGCAGGTAGGTGGCCTCGATAGCCGCGAGAGGGTCGGGCCGGGCGGCGCGGTAGGCGTCGACTGCCACGTCATCGGAGGTCGAGTGCCGCTCGAGGCGCACCGCCACCGGCTCGACGGCCCACAGGGCGACCGGGGGCAGGTCGAGCAGGGCATCGATGGTGCCGGCGTCGCAGTCGTCGAGGGTTGCCGGGTCGAGCGCTCGCACGGTCCCCGTGACGGTCACCCGGGCCCGCACCCGGCAGCGCACCGGCACCGGGACCACGGAGGTCACTTCGAGCCGCAGCCCGCCGGGTCGGCTGCGCGCCGCGACGAGCTGGCCTCCGGCCGGTGTCATCGCGTCGACCGCGAGCGCGATCGAGCCGTCGGGGAGCATGGTGTGTGCGGCGATGAGCTCGGTGGCCGTGTCGCCCGTGCGGATCAGCAACGAGCCGGACACCGCCAGGACCGATCGCGTCGCGACCGCGTCGCGGATGGGCATGCCGTCCGACATCCGGCTCGCGTCCGGCGCCATGCGGCCTCCTTGGTCGGGAATGAGGAGGCCTAAAGGATAGCCTTACCTAATTCCCGACCGGAAGGAGGCCGGCCCTGGTCAGCGGGGCTGGTAGGTCAGGCAGTCGCTCACGGTGGCGCCGGGACCGATCTTCACGGATTCGGCCTTGCACGCCAGGTTGGTGTTGTGGACGCACTGCGTGCGCGCGCAGGCCCCGACGGTGCCGGTGACATCGGCGATGCCGCCGCGCACCGACGACTCGACGAACGTCGCACAGGAAGCGGAGTCACCAGCGGACGCAACGGTCACGGCTGGCGCGTGGCAGCCACCGTCGTTGAAGCTGCACGCGGTGGCGGCACATTCGCGGACGGCGGGCATCTGCAGGAGAGTTCTCATGACGTCCTCCGTTTTGCTGAATTGTTCGCGCCAATCATTCCGGGCGCGATTAAGGGTAGCAACAAATGGTCGGAGGCGTGCGCCGTTGTGTCGGCGGTACAAGCATAACCGCAGGTCAGACGGGTGCAGAATGGCGAAGAAAGAATAGCGCGACGGCGAATTACGAGGTAAGCCTAGGCTAATTCAGGAGAGGCAACGCTAATTGAACTTCCGTCCCTCGAGTTACTTAGGAGTTCGCCTGTCGCGGCCCACAACCGGCGTTCCCGATCACGGTCGTGTGCCGTCGGTCGCACCTGTGCCACCGTGTCGCGGACCACGAACGCGCCGTCGCGCAGCCCCGCCCATCGCTCGTCGAGCGCGATCGACGCCAGCATCGGCCCGGACCGCTCGGGCGTGGCGACACCGGGCAGCCGCGCGAGCCCTCGCCCGATCGCCTGGAGCGCCGCGGGCGCACCGCGGCCGAGGGCGGTGCCGGGCATCCAGCCGGGCTCGAACACCGACACGCCGACACCCGGCCCGACCCGTCGTTGCAGCTCGTGGGCGTAGTAGAGGACGGCCAGCTTGGCGTTGGAGTAGGCAACACCGGCGCTACCCGCCGCCGGCCGCGCGAGCTCGACCGGATCCTGCCATCGCGCCGCCGGCACGCGCAGCAGCCGCCGCCAGACGTTGGCGTAGTAGGTGTTGGAGCCCAGCAGCACGATCCGGGCCGGCGCGCTGAGCGAGCCGAGAAGGTCGCCGATGAGCTGGGCGTGGGCGAGATAGTTCACGGCGAACGTCAGCTCGAACCCGTCGGCCGAGGCCTGCCGGGTGTCCGCCGACATGGCCCCGGCGTTGGCCACCAGCGCCCCCAACGGCCGCGCCGCGCCGCTCGCGAGCAGTTCCCGCACGGTCGCCGCCGCGGCCCGCACGTCGGCGAGCCGGGACAGGTCGCAACCGATCTCGTGCGCCACCGCGCCGAGCGCCCGGGCCTCGTCGGCGACGCCGGTCAGTGCCACACCGCCGCGCCCCACCAGCAACAGGTCGGGCCGAGCCGGGTGGGCCGCCATCGCCAGGACCGCGGCCCGGCCGAGGCCCCGAGTCGGGCCGGTGATCACTACAGAAGTCATGGATCCAGCTAACGACGGTTCCGCGGGGCCAGGCAGTCGTCGGGTTTTCGTAGGACTACCAGGG
This genomic interval from Asanoa ferruginea contains the following:
- a CDS encoding SDR family NAD(P)-dependent oxidoreductase, whose product is MTSVVITGPTRGLGRAAVLAMAAHPARPDLLLVGRGGVALTGVADEARALGAVAHEIGCDLSRLADVRAAAATVRELLASGAARPLGALVANAGAMSADTRQASADGFELTFAVNYLAHAQLIGDLLGSLSAPARIVLLGSNTYYANVWRRLLRVPAARWQDPVELARPAAGSAGVAYSNAKLAVLYYAHELQRRVGPGVGVSVFEPGWMPGTALGRGAPAALQAIGRGLARLPGVATPERSGPMLASIALDERWAGLRDGAFVVRDTVAQVRPTAHDRDRERRLWAATGELLSNSRDGSSISVASPELA
- a CDS encoding DUF1540 domain-containing protein; amino-acid sequence: MRTLLQMPAVRECAATACSFNDGGCHAPAVTVASAGDSASCATFVESSVRGGIADVTGTVGACARTQCVHNTNLACKAESVKIGPGATVSDCLTYQPR
- a CDS encoding MarR family winged helix-turn-helix transcriptional regulator — encoded protein: MTSALDPQELGAYFAFMEASSLLSHQVEQHLRAEGDLRYVQFQLLARLANARGQLTMTELADGVVYSRSGLTYQAGLLEAAGLITRAPSAEDERATLVTITDAGLALFARVLPGHVEVVRSLLFDPLTGDDVDHLGDIMQRIRDHMRAQPPRSAAPRKRRSTG
- a CDS encoding DUF2470 domain-containing protein, giving the protein MAPDASRMSDGMPIRDAVATRSVLAVSGSLLIRTGDTATELIAAHTMLPDGSIALAVDAMTPAGGQLVAARSRPGGLRLEVTSVVPVPVRCRVRARVTVTGTVRALDPATLDDCDAGTIDALLDLPPVALWAVEPVAVRLERHSTSDDVAVDAYRAARPDPLAAIEATYLHQLVRHGLDGLTLPARLASARGRLAPVAIDADGLTLRSETRQGHHDARLPFASRVTAEAELARELALLTPAITAPDRSRPNPG
- a CDS encoding PhzF family phenazine biosynthesis protein, yielding MEILRYVAFSADPAGGNPAGVVLDATGVSDADMQRVAAEVGYSETAFLVARGDEDFDVRYFSPKAEVPFCGHATIASAAAYAERHGPGTMRLDTRAGLVEVSTKVGADGIVTATLVSVAPRTEPIADGDLVALLDALRWAPEDLDATLPPRVAFAGAWHPIVAAASRQRLADLDYDLAALASLMAQRDWTTIDLVYREATHVFHARNPFPPGGVVEDPATGAAAAAFGGYLRELGLVAPPATVTVHQGLDMGRPSVLTLSIPAEPRSGISVSGAAVALPS